A part of Candidatus Omnitrophota bacterium genomic DNA contains:
- a CDS encoding terpene cyclase/mutase family protein: MFKNHLRNVCFGIILSFCFASSVLAYDPSSDIKLEADYILSCQFNNSSNDAYGAINNVFGNPTWVVPGENAVAIMGLSTASKVLNDPVYVNKANLAADYLVRVQDNDGAWFDQYDYANSVSGAGKSLRHTAEVVMAFDKLGFNAARYDSIKKASQFIIDCQNPINKGGIDDGLVGGGKEADGSYRSWRWTSDNAYAYQALKTAANWAQQSGDHADAANFNNAASRVLDGINNKLAASGNHWVRVVDSSGNVVSSEDRSDWISYAPLMLDLPVQGVNPSDAGDWIHNNLQKLDGAVVWDDASFSERKSPGYSFQAMLVWLDTAQSGYSDVALNWAENSGLWQKVVDSNGVVGGWVDWVEQGNKPDDWQRFIDTSAYYIMVKNGGYDFKPTVTPEPVSMFLFGIGGLAMAVLKIKNKKV, translated from the coding sequence ATGTTTAAGAATCATTTAAGAAATGTTTGTTTTGGTATTATTTTAAGTTTTTGTTTTGCAAGTTCTGTATTAGCTTATGATCCAAGTAGCGATATTAAATTAGAAGCAGATTATATTCTTTCTTGTCAATTTAATAATTCAAGTAATGATGCATACGGAGCAATAAACAATGTTTTTGGAAATCCTACTTGGGTTGTCCCGGGAGAAAATGCTGTTGCAATAATGGGATTAAGCACAGCTTCTAAGGTTTTAAATGACCCGGTTTATGTTAATAAAGCTAATTTGGCTGCAGATTATTTAGTGCGTGTGCAGGATAATGATGGGGCTTGGTTTGATCAATATGATTATGCAAATTCTGTGAGCGGTGCGGGTAAATCTTTGCGGCATACTGCAGAAGTTGTGATGGCATTTGACAAATTAGGCTTTAATGCGGCAAGGTATGATTCAATAAAAAAAGCTTCGCAATTTATAATTGACTGTCAAAACCCAATCAATAAAGGTGGAATTGATGATGGTTTAGTTGGAGGAGGCAAAGAGGCTGATGGGAGTTATCGCTCTTGGCGCTGGACGTCAGATAATGCCTATGCTTACCAAGCCTTAAAAACAGCAGCTAATTGGGCCCAGCAGAGCGGGGACCATGCTGATGCAGCTAATTTTAATAATGCTGCAAGCAGAGTTTTAGACGGTATAAATAATAAATTGGCTGCTTCTGGTAATCATTGGGTAAGAGTTGTGGATTCTTCAGGAAATGTTGTTTCGTCGGAAGATAGGAGCGATTGGATTAGCTATGCGCCTTTAATGTTAGATTTGCCAGTGCAAGGAGTGAATCCTTCAGATGCAGGTGATTGGATTCATAATAATTTACAAAAACTTGATGGTGCAGTGGTTTGGGATGATGCAAGCTTTTCAGAAAGAAAATCTCCCGGGTATTCATTTCAGGCAATGCTTGTTTGGTTAGATACAGCACAGTCTGGCTATTCGGATGTAGCTCTTAATTGGGCGGAGAATAGTGGTTTATGGCAGAAAGTTGTTGATTCTAACGGAGTAGTAGGCGGTTGGGTTGATTGGGTTGAGCAAGGAAATAAACCCGATGATTGGCAGAGGTTTATTGATACAAGCGCTTATTATATTATGGTAAAAAATGGCGGATATGATTTTAAGCCAACTGTTACACCCGAGCCAGTATCAATGTTCCTGTTTGGCATCGGGGGCCTAGCAATGGCAGTATTAAAGATAAAGAATAAAAAGGTGTAG
- a CDS encoding HD domain-containing protein: MWFGLESLMQIDTKLPDWILLLGILISLMFALMMIYFARKSSSRAKSLDASFIYIVYALARAVEAKEEETGNHILRVGEFCALIAQNLGMPKQFVNDIRIQSVLHDIGKIHIPNHILRKPQALTPDEWELMKKHTAYGAVIIGNHQRLKIGKNIALTHHEKWDGSGYPCGLKGEAIPLEGQIIGIADIYDALRSPRPYKPGYDHKTAFKIITEGDDRIKPTHFSPRVLNAFKEVEASFEETYDKMKDIDAAKEFEKNLCL, translated from the coding sequence ATGTGGTTTGGATTAGAAAGTTTGATGCAAATTGATACGAAACTGCCTGATTGGATTTTGCTTTTAGGGATATTAATCAGCTTGATGTTTGCTTTGATGATGATTTATTTTGCCAGAAAGTCATCTTCTCGCGCAAAGAGCCTCGATGCATCATTTATTTATATAGTTTATGCTTTAGCAAGAGCAGTAGAAGCAAAAGAAGAAGAGACTGGTAACCATATTCTTAGGGTTGGGGAGTTTTGTGCTTTGATTGCGCAGAATCTCGGTATGCCTAAGCAATTTGTAAATGATATCCGCATCCAGTCGGTTTTGCACGATATAGGGAAAATTCACATTCCTAATCACATTTTAAGAAAACCGCAAGCATTGACACCCGATGAATGGGAATTAATGAAGAAACACACTGCTTACGGTGCTGTGATAATAGGAAATCATCAGAGGCTGAAGATTGGGAAAAACATAGCGCTTACTCATCATGAAAAATGGGATGGCAGCGGATATCCTTGCGGTTTAAAAGGAGAAGCAATACCTCTTGAAGGACAGATAATCGGCATAGCTGATATTTATGATGCCCTTAGGAGCCCCAGGCCTTATAAACCTGGCTATGACCATAAAACAGCTTTTAAAATAATTACTGAGGGTGATGACAGGATAAAGCCAACGCATTTTTCTCCACGAGTGCTAAATGCCTTTAAAGAAGTTGAGGCTAGCTTTGAAGAAACATATGATAAAATGAAGGATATTGACGCGGCTAAAGAGTTTGAAAAAAACCTTTGCCTTTAA
- a CDS encoding polyprenol monophosphomannose synthase produces the protein MISIIIPTYNEAKNIKELVFRIKNCLSREYELIIVDDASPDGTGKIAEELSNNHPIKVIHRKARLGLASAVLDGFKEVSGDLLGVIDSDLSHPPEIIPLLVENLEKQNADIIIGSRFIKDSGIENWPKKRLLATNLATLVVRPLTNISDPMAGFFILRRSVIHNVGLVPRGYKILLEILVKGRYKKAVEFPIVFKDRINGSSKLNLKIYLEFIVQLGTLYFYKIRKSLRKTNANS, from the coding sequence ATGATTAGTATTATTATTCCAACTTACAACGAGGCAAAGAATATTAAAGAATTAGTTTTCCGGATAAAAAATTGTTTATCCAGGGAATATGAATTGATAATTGTTGATGACGCTTCTCCGGATGGCACAGGTAAGATTGCAGAGGAGCTTTCAAATAATCATCCGATAAAAGTAATTCATAGAAAGGCAAGGTTAGGTTTAGCGTCAGCGGTTTTAGATGGATTTAAAGAGGTTTCTGGAGACTTGTTAGGAGTTATTGATTCCGACTTAAGCCATCCTCCGGAAATTATCCCGCTTCTCGTTGAAAACTTGGAAAAACAAAACGCGGATATAATTATCGGCTCAAGGTTTATAAAAGATAGCGGAATAGAGAATTGGCCAAAGAAAAGATTGCTGGCAACTAATCTTGCAACTTTAGTAGTAAGGCCGCTTACCAATATTAGTGACCCGATGGCAGGTTTTTTTATTCTTAGAAGAAGCGTTATTCATAATGTAGGCCTTGTGCCGAGAGGGTATAAGATACTTCTTGAGATTTTAGTTAAAGGAAGATATAAAAAGGCGGTAGAGTTCCCGATTGTGTTTAAAGATAGGATTAATGGAAGCAGTAAGCTTAATTTAAAAATTTATCTGGAATTTATAGTTCAATTAGGCACGCTGTATTTTTATAAAATCAGGAAATCGCTAAGAAAGACAAATGCGAATTCATAA
- a CDS encoding glycosyltransferase family 87 protein, which translates to MRIHKFQLNLISLLFVFFAIAIAINLICSVSLKHTSGDFDVYYITWQNYLSRAPIYIAHSGIEEFKYSPLFALIFSPLAMVNKVSALYIWSILNIISLYLIFYLFYKLSLFSFTRVKDFLVFFCLFALTVRYIFANIKIGQVNFLLCLLMVLTMYFEIRKKDFWAAFFLALSVMIKFFPLLFLIYFILRRRFKIVGFTILLVGIFLILPGIFSGFSLNLRYIQEWFNLLKYTPAHMLYSVKNYSLLSFFSWFFIARHEPYSIFEYTMITKGITPVVYHFWAVTCFSLFSFCFLDIFFRKDRDINTICLDYGCLFVCGLLFNPFSYLNALVFLIVPYFFILRSLFYTKLNRNWIIVIGALILLCFISTISYSKIYFKDVQSFYRFLEYRSLMWTMILVYFILCLLKLPSWAAFRNRKGSSA; encoded by the coding sequence ATGCGAATTCATAAATTTCAGTTAAACCTTATTAGTTTGCTTTTTGTTTTTTTTGCCATCGCGATAGCGATTAACCTTATTTGTTCGGTTTCTCTCAAGCATACTTCGGGAGACTTTGATGTATATTATATTACTTGGCAGAATTATCTCTCTAGAGCTCCTATATATATTGCCCATTCAGGCATAGAGGAGTTTAAATATTCCCCGCTTTTTGCGCTTATTTTTTCACCCTTAGCAATGGTAAATAAGGTTTCAGCTCTTTATATCTGGAGCATCTTAAATATTATTTCGCTTTATTTAATCTTCTATCTATTCTACAAGCTAAGTTTATTTTCCTTTACCCGCGTTAAAGATTTTCTGGTATTTTTTTGTTTGTTTGCTTTGACTGTGCGTTATATTTTTGCAAATATTAAGATCGGCCAGGTAAATTTTCTTCTTTGCCTTTTAATGGTTTTAACGATGTATTTTGAAATCAGGAAAAAGGACTTTTGGGCGGCATTTTTTCTAGCTCTTAGCGTAATGATTAAATTTTTTCCGCTTCTTTTCTTAATTTATTTTATCTTAAGGCGGCGATTTAAAATAGTTGGGTTTACTATCCTGTTGGTTGGTATTTTTCTGATCTTGCCCGGCATATTCTCCGGTTTTAGCCTTAATCTTAGGTATATCCAGGAATGGTTTAATTTATTAAAATATACTCCTGCCCATATGCTTTATTCAGTAAAGAATTATTCGCTGCTTTCATTTTTTTCTTGGTTTTTTATCGCAAGGCACGAACCGTATTCTATCTTTGAGTATACCATGATTACCAAAGGGATAACGCCTGTAGTGTATCATTTTTGGGCAGTTACTTGCTTTAGCTTATTCAGTTTTTGTTTTTTAGATATATTTTTTAGGAAAGACAGGGATATTAATACAATATGCCTCGACTATGGCTGCCTTTTTGTGTGCGGGCTTTTATTTAATCCATTTTCCTATTTAAATGCCCTAGTTTTCTTAATTGTGCCTTATTTTTTTATTTTACGCTCTTTGTTTTATACAAAGCTAAACAGAAACTGGATTATTGTTATTGGAGCGCTAATTTTACTTTGTTTTATTTCTACAATTTCTTATAGTAAGATTTACTTTAAAGATGTCCAAAGCTTTTACCGGTTCTTAGAATATAGATCGCTTATGTGGACTATGATTCTGGTTTATTTTATTTTATGCTTGCTTAAGTTGCCATCGTGGGCAGCTTTTAGGAATAGGAAGGGAAGTTCAGCATGA